The following coding sequences are from one Stigmatopora nigra isolate UIUO_SnigA chromosome 10, RoL_Snig_1.1, whole genome shotgun sequence window:
- the nol8 gene encoding nucleolar protein 8 isoform X1, whose translation MCDGQRCLGEHISKLHFRIPCECSSEMPRLYVGGLSHLITQKELKDRFGKFGQVEDVDIRTRRDDEGVPYKTFAYINLDTSDADLRKCMTVLNKSKWKGGTLQIEHAKESFLQQLARERESEQLRLSQHTEDQKPNVDPLLEAFSKAGVNNFTMKAAVPGTEVPGHENWVVSKFGRVLPVMQLRCKKGSKTRTVKYNPSKYSHNIRRLEPAAGAGSHAAAAGEAAPTPVAGLTWRIEGGDDLISKKRRGEFAPFKSGPRAHKTCAEVLEWLNNARRAETPPPPTEAFGAAGDGRPVGNGRRYADHDVDSDEEMRRLVALERLAHPAAEKDIEEDFLEVVGDDYFLKTSDLRQNGGSKQKPDRDHSDSADTDQLLASGKPSLPPRTNVSAKRGKRKRREREEEEEEEEEEDYHSDDTDQLCASRARVLENLSGEKEKDATRSTDKKKKVSTPGKRRLSGPDGISADASGVKGRKIKGGDQRTTKSLLSKEEEEVDIEDHSSEISIKRTSSTSQPKVSGEKDEKVEQKDKKTKKSIVNRKKKKEEVEEEEEEVDKCSPKKNIGKRTEASAPELKGEEEDSDGDRQSGDSDYEAMFSNVTHLEISLSDLQKVAEKSRSASGEAPPRRAPDTEILPHQILASLLRDDDHDDRPESSKTKKKKGKGSLPPFRGTAAAALYRQGEEQEEEEEEEEEEDQITERFSFGEAVTKREAPVKKALSHVSSSSGEEEEQDDEEDGEEEQDEEELSAPDEKDEQNEQTTRQASSQQAVMEREEAPVKKPSSLVGSSSSSSGEDEEEDEEEDEEEDEDEEKDEEEDEEKDEEEDKEEEMEAEVIRGPKLSAREEEERQKEDNSRRLAAVQRRQKEAQQHKEFIQGALSKVDSATARTGKHIVFHSADEEEEEEEESSLSPKQPLADAHLRTTANESLSSKMERDGAKTSGPKLFDGSEDEEEEEEEEDAGAAFHVRPQFEGRAGQKLMALQSRFGTDQRFRMDSRFQEEEEEEEEEKDQESDADGDHGADEEERALREEKKRNMSILQGLLGPAVAKTSSAKGKTFRDVSALHYDPGREDHAAFETKAQSRQESKSARRKKRQEAEKLPEVSKEIFYDVSGDLKAMFGSVAPRQTAEELQTPWDQNSDEEEEEKGEEEKEEKEEEVEEMEEEAEEKEEEEKQQEDEKVQAQDASPFMFSFFGDKVQTASPPEEYKTESVDGGRQVARWQRDPRLQDSSEEEEEQEERDHRHDVANESQRDEQSLPALADLFFFRDGDGRLTEGPLEFCRSTRLEDEWEEWEETRTALKQEYRKLHRDARRVLKSAQKT comes from the exons ATGTGTGACGGACAGCGCTGTCTAGGCGAGCATATTTCCAAGTTGCACTTTCGGATTCCATGTGAG tgttCCAGCGAGATGCCACGTCTTTACGTGGGTGGTTTGAGCCACCTGATCACCCAAAAAGAACTGAAAGATCGCTTTGGAAAGTTTGGACAGGTAGAGGACGTGGACATTCGGACACGACGGGATGACGAGG GAGTTCCTTACAAAACATTTGCTTACATCAACCTCGACACATCCGATGCAGACCTGAGGAAAT GCATGACAGTATTGAACAAATCCAAATGGAAAGGAGGAACTCTGCAGATCGAACACGCCAAGGAGAGTTTCCTTCAACA actGGCTCGGGAAAGAGAAAGTGAGCAGCTGCGCCTCAGCCAACACACAGAGGACCAAAAACCAAATGTGGACCCGCTGCTGGAAGCTTTCAGCAAAGCTGGCGTGAACAACTTCACCATGAAGGCCGCCGTGCCGGGAACCGAAGTGCCGGGACACGAG AACTGGGTGGTCAGTAAATTTGGCCGCGTCCTGCCCGTCATGCAGCTGCGCTGTAAGAAGGGCAGCAAGACACGCACCGTCAAGTACAACCCGTCCAAGTACAGCCACAACATCCGACGTTTGGAGCCGGCCGCTGGCGCCGGCtcccacgccgccgccgccggcgaggCCGCGCCTACGCCGGTGGCCGGGCTAACCTGGCGGATTGAAGGCGGAGACGATTTGATCAGCAAGAAGAGGCGGGGAGAGTTTGCGCCCTTCAAATCGGGGCCCAGAGCCCACAAGACTTGTGCGGAGGTTCTGGAATGGCTAAACAACGCTAG ACGCGCGGAAACTCCGCCTCCCCCGACGGAGGCTTTCGGCGCGGCCGGCGACGGGCGTCCGGTCGGGAACGGGAGACGTTACGCCGACCACGACGTGGACTCTGACGAGGAGATGCGCCGACTGGTGGCGCTGGAGCGCCTTGCCCACCCTGCGGCCGAGAAGGACATAGAGGAGGACTTCCTGGAAGTGGTGGGAGACGACTACTTTCTCAAGACTTCAGACCTGCGGCAAAATG GTGGATCCAAGCAGAAGCCGGACCGGGACCATTCCGATTCCGCCGACACCGACCAGCTCTTGGCTTCCGGGAAACCTTCTCTTCCTCCTCGGACGAACGTTTCGGCAAAAAGGGGCAAGAGGAAGAGACGGGAacgggaagaagaggaggaggaagaggaggaggaggactaCCACTCGGATGACACGGATCAGCTATGCGCTTCCAGGGCGCGTGTCTTGGAAAACCTCTCGGGAGAGAAGGAGAAAGACGCCACCCGCTCGAcagacaagaagaagaaagtctCCACTCCTGGGAAACGGCGGCTCTCTGGTCCAGACGGGATCTCGGCAGACGCTAGCGGAGTAAAGGGGAGGAAAATAAAAGGGGGTGACCAGAGGACCACGAAAAGTCTCCTTTccaaggaggaagaggaggtcgACATTGAAGACCACTCTTCTGAAATCTCCATTAAGAGGACATCTTCGACTTCTCAACCAAAAGTTTCGGGAGAAAAGGATGAGAAGGTAGAgcagaaagacaaaaagacaaagaaaagcaTTGTCAATCgtaagaagaagaaagaggaggtggaagaagaagaagaagaagtagacaaaTGTTCCCCCAAAAAGAACATTGGCAAGAGGACAGAAGCGTCGGCGCCGGAACTCAAAGGCGAGGAGGAGGACAGCGACGGGGACCGCCAATCGGGAGATTCCGACTACGAGGCCATGTTCTCCAACGTCACCCATCTGGAAATCTCCCTGTCAGACCTCCAAAAAGTGGCCGAGAAGAGCCGCTCGGCGTCGGGGGAAGCCCCGCCCAGACGCGCCCCCGACACAGAAATCCTGCCCCACCAAATCTTGGCGTCCCTCCTGCGGGACGACGACCACGACGACCGACCGGAATCCAGcaagaccaagaagaagaaaggaaaaggGAGCCTTCCTCCCTTTCGGGGGACGGCCGCCGCCGCGCTCTACCGCCAGGGGGAGgagcaagaggaagaggaggaggaagaggaggaggaagatcaAATCACGGAACGGTTCTCTTTTGGGGAGGCGGTGACGAAAAGGGAAGCTCCCGTGAAAAAGGCATTGAGCCACGTGAGCTCCTCTTCtggagaggaagaggaacaggACGACGAAGAGGATGGGGAAGAGGAACAGGACGAGGAAGAGTTGAGCGCCCCTGATGAAAAAGATGAGCAGAATGAGCAAACGACGAGACAAGCCTCCTCCCAACAGGCGGTGATGGAGAGGGAAGAAGCTCCCGTGAAAAAGCCATCGAGCCTTGTGGGgtcatcatcttcttcttccggagaggacgaagaagaggacgaagaagaggacgaagaagaggatgaggacGAAGAaaaggatgaggaagaggacgaagaaaaggatgaggaagaggataAGGAAGAGGAAATGGAAGCAGAGGTGATCCGGGGTCCCAAGTTGAGCGCTCGGGAAGAAGAAGAACGGCAGAAGGAAGACAACAGCAGGAGACTGGCCGCCGTCCAACGGAGGCAAAAGGAGGCGCAGCAGCACAAGGAGTTCATCCAGGGGGCGCTCTCCAAAGTG GATTCTGCAACAGCTAGAACAGGAAAGCACATTGTCTTTCATTCCGccgatgaggaagaggaggaggaagaggagagctCCCTGTCCCCAAAGCAGCCATTAGCGGACGCCCACCTAAGGACCACCGCCAATGAGAGCCTTTCGTCCAAAATGGAG CGGGACGGCGCCAAAACGTCGGGCCCCAAACTTTTCGACGGCagcgaggacgaggaggaggaggaggaggaggaagacgctGGCGCCGCCTTCCACGTCCGGCCTCAATTTGAAGGGCGGGCGGGGCAAAAG CTGATGGCGCTGCAGTCGCGCTTTGGCACAGACCAGCGCTTCAGGATGGATTCCAGattccaagaagaagaagaagaagaagaagaagaaaaggaccAAGAGTCAG ACGCGGACGGAGACCACGGGGCCGACGAGGAAGAGCGAGCTCTccgggaggagaagaagaggaacatgTCCATCCTGCAAGGTCTTCTGGGACCCGCCGTTGCCAAGACCTCCTCGGCCAAGGGCAAAACCTTCAG GGACGTGTCGGCGCTGCACTACGACCCCGGCCGAGAAGACCACGCCGCCTTTGAGACCAAAGCCCAGAGCCGACAGGAAAG CAAGTCGGCTCGCCGCAAGAAGCGCCAGGAGGCTGAAAAGCTCCCCGAGGTTTCCAAGGAGATCTTCTACGACGTGTCGGGTGACCTGAAGGCCATGTTTGGATCCGTGGCTCCACGGCAAACGGCGGAAGAGCTCCAAACGCCCTGGGACCAAAAtagtgatgaggaggaggaggagaaaggggaggaagagaaggaggagaaagaggaggaggtggaagagatggaagaagaagcagaggagaaggaagaagaagaaaagcagCAAGAGGATGAGAAGGTCCAAGCTCAAGATGCTTCCCCCTTCATGTTCTCCTTCTTTGGAGATAAGGTCCAAACTGCAAGTCCACCTGAAG AGTACAAGACGGAGAGTGTGGACGGCGGCCGCCAGGTGGCGCGGTGGCAGCGAGACCCCCGCCTGCAAGACAGCagcgaggaggaagaagagcaaGAGGAGAGAGACCACCGCCACGACGTGGCAAACGAAAGCCAAAG GGACGAGCAAAGTCTTCCCGCCCTCGCCGACTTGTTCTTCTTCCGAGACGGTGACGGCAGATTGACAG agggTCCCCTGGAATTCTGTCGCTCTACTCGACTGGAGGACGAGTGGGAGGAGTGGGAGGAGACCAGGACGGCGCTCAAACAG GAGTACCGCAAGTTGCACCGGGACGCCCGCAGGGTGCTCAAATCGGCGCAAAAGACTTGA
- the nol8 gene encoding nucleolar protein 8 isoform X2, translating to MINCSSEMPRLYVGGLSHLITQKELKDRFGKFGQVEDVDIRTRRDDEGVPYKTFAYINLDTSDADLRKCMTVLNKSKWKGGTLQIEHAKESFLQQLARERESEQLRLSQHTEDQKPNVDPLLEAFSKAGVNNFTMKAAVPGTEVPGHENWVVSKFGRVLPVMQLRCKKGSKTRTVKYNPSKYSHNIRRLEPAAGAGSHAAAAGEAAPTPVAGLTWRIEGGDDLISKKRRGEFAPFKSGPRAHKTCAEVLEWLNNARRAETPPPPTEAFGAAGDGRPVGNGRRYADHDVDSDEEMRRLVALERLAHPAAEKDIEEDFLEVVGDDYFLKTSDLRQNGGSKQKPDRDHSDSADTDQLLASGKPSLPPRTNVSAKRGKRKRREREEEEEEEEEEDYHSDDTDQLCASRARVLENLSGEKEKDATRSTDKKKKVSTPGKRRLSGPDGISADASGVKGRKIKGGDQRTTKSLLSKEEEEVDIEDHSSEISIKRTSSTSQPKVSGEKDEKVEQKDKKTKKSIVNRKKKKEEVEEEEEEVDKCSPKKNIGKRTEASAPELKGEEEDSDGDRQSGDSDYEAMFSNVTHLEISLSDLQKVAEKSRSASGEAPPRRAPDTEILPHQILASLLRDDDHDDRPESSKTKKKKGKGSLPPFRGTAAAALYRQGEEQEEEEEEEEEEDQITERFSFGEAVTKREAPVKKALSHVSSSSGEEEEQDDEEDGEEEQDEEELSAPDEKDEQNEQTTRQASSQQAVMEREEAPVKKPSSLVGSSSSSSGEDEEEDEEEDEEEDEDEEKDEEEDEEKDEEEDKEEEMEAEVIRGPKLSAREEEERQKEDNSRRLAAVQRRQKEAQQHKEFIQGALSKVDSATARTGKHIVFHSADEEEEEEEESSLSPKQPLADAHLRTTANESLSSKMERDGAKTSGPKLFDGSEDEEEEEEEEDAGAAFHVRPQFEGRAGQKLMALQSRFGTDQRFRMDSRFQEEEEEEEEEKDQESDADGDHGADEEERALREEKKRNMSILQGLLGPAVAKTSSAKGKTFRDVSALHYDPGREDHAAFETKAQSRQESKSARRKKRQEAEKLPEVSKEIFYDVSGDLKAMFGSVAPRQTAEELQTPWDQNSDEEEEEKGEEEKEEKEEEVEEMEEEAEEKEEEEKQQEDEKVQAQDASPFMFSFFGDKVQTASPPEEYKTESVDGGRQVARWQRDPRLQDSSEEEEEQEERDHRHDVANESQRDEQSLPALADLFFFRDGDGRLTEGPLEFCRSTRLEDEWEEWEETRTALKQEYRKLHRDARRVLKSAQKT from the exons ATGATCAAT tgttCCAGCGAGATGCCACGTCTTTACGTGGGTGGTTTGAGCCACCTGATCACCCAAAAAGAACTGAAAGATCGCTTTGGAAAGTTTGGACAGGTAGAGGACGTGGACATTCGGACACGACGGGATGACGAGG GAGTTCCTTACAAAACATTTGCTTACATCAACCTCGACACATCCGATGCAGACCTGAGGAAAT GCATGACAGTATTGAACAAATCCAAATGGAAAGGAGGAACTCTGCAGATCGAACACGCCAAGGAGAGTTTCCTTCAACA actGGCTCGGGAAAGAGAAAGTGAGCAGCTGCGCCTCAGCCAACACACAGAGGACCAAAAACCAAATGTGGACCCGCTGCTGGAAGCTTTCAGCAAAGCTGGCGTGAACAACTTCACCATGAAGGCCGCCGTGCCGGGAACCGAAGTGCCGGGACACGAG AACTGGGTGGTCAGTAAATTTGGCCGCGTCCTGCCCGTCATGCAGCTGCGCTGTAAGAAGGGCAGCAAGACACGCACCGTCAAGTACAACCCGTCCAAGTACAGCCACAACATCCGACGTTTGGAGCCGGCCGCTGGCGCCGGCtcccacgccgccgccgccggcgaggCCGCGCCTACGCCGGTGGCCGGGCTAACCTGGCGGATTGAAGGCGGAGACGATTTGATCAGCAAGAAGAGGCGGGGAGAGTTTGCGCCCTTCAAATCGGGGCCCAGAGCCCACAAGACTTGTGCGGAGGTTCTGGAATGGCTAAACAACGCTAG ACGCGCGGAAACTCCGCCTCCCCCGACGGAGGCTTTCGGCGCGGCCGGCGACGGGCGTCCGGTCGGGAACGGGAGACGTTACGCCGACCACGACGTGGACTCTGACGAGGAGATGCGCCGACTGGTGGCGCTGGAGCGCCTTGCCCACCCTGCGGCCGAGAAGGACATAGAGGAGGACTTCCTGGAAGTGGTGGGAGACGACTACTTTCTCAAGACTTCAGACCTGCGGCAAAATG GTGGATCCAAGCAGAAGCCGGACCGGGACCATTCCGATTCCGCCGACACCGACCAGCTCTTGGCTTCCGGGAAACCTTCTCTTCCTCCTCGGACGAACGTTTCGGCAAAAAGGGGCAAGAGGAAGAGACGGGAacgggaagaagaggaggaggaagaggaggaggaggactaCCACTCGGATGACACGGATCAGCTATGCGCTTCCAGGGCGCGTGTCTTGGAAAACCTCTCGGGAGAGAAGGAGAAAGACGCCACCCGCTCGAcagacaagaagaagaaagtctCCACTCCTGGGAAACGGCGGCTCTCTGGTCCAGACGGGATCTCGGCAGACGCTAGCGGAGTAAAGGGGAGGAAAATAAAAGGGGGTGACCAGAGGACCACGAAAAGTCTCCTTTccaaggaggaagaggaggtcgACATTGAAGACCACTCTTCTGAAATCTCCATTAAGAGGACATCTTCGACTTCTCAACCAAAAGTTTCGGGAGAAAAGGATGAGAAGGTAGAgcagaaagacaaaaagacaaagaaaagcaTTGTCAATCgtaagaagaagaaagaggaggtggaagaagaagaagaagaagtagacaaaTGTTCCCCCAAAAAGAACATTGGCAAGAGGACAGAAGCGTCGGCGCCGGAACTCAAAGGCGAGGAGGAGGACAGCGACGGGGACCGCCAATCGGGAGATTCCGACTACGAGGCCATGTTCTCCAACGTCACCCATCTGGAAATCTCCCTGTCAGACCTCCAAAAAGTGGCCGAGAAGAGCCGCTCGGCGTCGGGGGAAGCCCCGCCCAGACGCGCCCCCGACACAGAAATCCTGCCCCACCAAATCTTGGCGTCCCTCCTGCGGGACGACGACCACGACGACCGACCGGAATCCAGcaagaccaagaagaagaaaggaaaaggGAGCCTTCCTCCCTTTCGGGGGACGGCCGCCGCCGCGCTCTACCGCCAGGGGGAGgagcaagaggaagaggaggaggaagaggaggaggaagatcaAATCACGGAACGGTTCTCTTTTGGGGAGGCGGTGACGAAAAGGGAAGCTCCCGTGAAAAAGGCATTGAGCCACGTGAGCTCCTCTTCtggagaggaagaggaacaggACGACGAAGAGGATGGGGAAGAGGAACAGGACGAGGAAGAGTTGAGCGCCCCTGATGAAAAAGATGAGCAGAATGAGCAAACGACGAGACAAGCCTCCTCCCAACAGGCGGTGATGGAGAGGGAAGAAGCTCCCGTGAAAAAGCCATCGAGCCTTGTGGGgtcatcatcttcttcttccggagaggacgaagaagaggacgaagaagaggacgaagaagaggatgaggacGAAGAaaaggatgaggaagaggacgaagaaaaggatgaggaagaggataAGGAAGAGGAAATGGAAGCAGAGGTGATCCGGGGTCCCAAGTTGAGCGCTCGGGAAGAAGAAGAACGGCAGAAGGAAGACAACAGCAGGAGACTGGCCGCCGTCCAACGGAGGCAAAAGGAGGCGCAGCAGCACAAGGAGTTCATCCAGGGGGCGCTCTCCAAAGTG GATTCTGCAACAGCTAGAACAGGAAAGCACATTGTCTTTCATTCCGccgatgaggaagaggaggaggaagaggagagctCCCTGTCCCCAAAGCAGCCATTAGCGGACGCCCACCTAAGGACCACCGCCAATGAGAGCCTTTCGTCCAAAATGGAG CGGGACGGCGCCAAAACGTCGGGCCCCAAACTTTTCGACGGCagcgaggacgaggaggaggaggaggaggaggaagacgctGGCGCCGCCTTCCACGTCCGGCCTCAATTTGAAGGGCGGGCGGGGCAAAAG CTGATGGCGCTGCAGTCGCGCTTTGGCACAGACCAGCGCTTCAGGATGGATTCCAGattccaagaagaagaagaagaagaagaagaagaaaaggaccAAGAGTCAG ACGCGGACGGAGACCACGGGGCCGACGAGGAAGAGCGAGCTCTccgggaggagaagaagaggaacatgTCCATCCTGCAAGGTCTTCTGGGACCCGCCGTTGCCAAGACCTCCTCGGCCAAGGGCAAAACCTTCAG GGACGTGTCGGCGCTGCACTACGACCCCGGCCGAGAAGACCACGCCGCCTTTGAGACCAAAGCCCAGAGCCGACAGGAAAG CAAGTCGGCTCGCCGCAAGAAGCGCCAGGAGGCTGAAAAGCTCCCCGAGGTTTCCAAGGAGATCTTCTACGACGTGTCGGGTGACCTGAAGGCCATGTTTGGATCCGTGGCTCCACGGCAAACGGCGGAAGAGCTCCAAACGCCCTGGGACCAAAAtagtgatgaggaggaggaggagaaaggggaggaagagaaggaggagaaagaggaggaggtggaagagatggaagaagaagcagaggagaaggaagaagaagaaaagcagCAAGAGGATGAGAAGGTCCAAGCTCAAGATGCTTCCCCCTTCATGTTCTCCTTCTTTGGAGATAAGGTCCAAACTGCAAGTCCACCTGAAG AGTACAAGACGGAGAGTGTGGACGGCGGCCGCCAGGTGGCGCGGTGGCAGCGAGACCCCCGCCTGCAAGACAGCagcgaggaggaagaagagcaaGAGGAGAGAGACCACCGCCACGACGTGGCAAACGAAAGCCAAAG GGACGAGCAAAGTCTTCCCGCCCTCGCCGACTTGTTCTTCTTCCGAGACGGTGACGGCAGATTGACAG agggTCCCCTGGAATTCTGTCGCTCTACTCGACTGGAGGACGAGTGGGAGGAGTGGGAGGAGACCAGGACGGCGCTCAAACAG GAGTACCGCAAGTTGCACCGGGACGCCCGCAGGGTGCTCAAATCGGCGCAAAAGACTTGA